One Bythopirellula goksoeyrii genomic window, TAAAGAAAATCCTACCATGGCAAATGGCATCGATCGCAGACAAGTATTCCTAACAGCCGGCGCACTGGCTCTCTCTCCTCTCGTGAAGGCGAACGCAGCAGAAACTCCGCCAACTAAAAAACGAGAATCTTCTGGCGAGCCGTTTCGTTACTGTCTGAACACAAGCACCATTCGCGGCCAAAAGCTGTCGCTACCCGAGCAGATCGATTTGGCAGCTAAAGCAGGTTACGATGGAATCGAACCTTGGCTCGGTGATATTCAAACCTACGCAGATCAGGGAGGCAGCCTTGCTGACCTCAAGCAAGAAATTGCTGATCAGGGGCTCACCATCGAGAGTGCGATCGGGTTTGCCCGTTGGATCGTCGACGACAACGCCAAGCGCAGACAAGGGTTGCGTGATGCTGAGCGCGATATGCAACTTGTGAAGGGCATCGGCGGCAGCCGGATTGCAGCCCCCCCTGTGGGTGCCACGGGTCCCATGGAGCTCGACCTCATCGCCGAGCGTTATCGAGCTCTCCTGGAAGTCGGCGAAAGGGCTGGTGTGGCTCCTCAACTCGAACTCTGGGGACACTCCCCTGCTATCCACAACCTCAGCCAACTCGCCTACATCGCCATTGCCGCGGGCAAACCTAAAACCTACGTCTTGCCCGACGTCTATCACATGTACAAGGGTGGTTCCGATTTCGATGGACTGCGCATGATCGCCGGACCGCGCATCGCCGTCTTCCACATGAACGATTATCCCGCAGTTCCTCCGCGGGATACAATCAGCGACCAACACCGCATCTACCCCGGTGACGGCGTCGCACCACTTGGGCAAATCATCCGCGACCTCCACGAAACCGGCTTCCGCGGCGCGTTTTCCTTGGAGCTTTTCAACCCGATCTACTGGAAGCAAGACCCCTTGCAAGTTGCCCAAACGGGCCTCCAAAAAATGCGCACCGCCGTCGAAGCCGCCCTTGCTAGTTGATTAGCACTGCCTTCTCGTTATTCCCGCGCAGAATTTACCCTTCGCGCAGGCAAGGACGGGGAACCGGTGTGTTAGCGTTGCCCTCTGAATTCCCGTCTGCATGTGAATAATGTGTCAAGATCGTTCCCGCTCCGTGACCAACTGGCGGATATGCTCCAGATCATCCTGCGGCGTCGCATCGATCAGCCCGCGAGTGTATGCTTCGCGCGGAGCGGCATAGATTGCTTGCGACGGGCCGAACTCGACAATCTTTCCCTGGTTCATCACGGCCATCATGTCGGCCATGAATTTTACGACGCTCAAGTCGTGGCTGATAAAGAGATACGTGAGACCGCGTTTGTGCTGCAAGTCGTTGAGCAGATTGAGTACCTGCGCTTGCACCGAGACATCGAGGGCTGAGACAGACTCGTCGCAGATCAAGAGCTCTGGCTCGACGG contains:
- a CDS encoding sugar phosphate isomerase/epimerase family protein, with product MANGIDRRQVFLTAGALALSPLVKANAAETPPTKKRESSGEPFRYCLNTSTIRGQKLSLPEQIDLAAKAGYDGIEPWLGDIQTYADQGGSLADLKQEIADQGLTIESAIGFARWIVDDNAKRRQGLRDAERDMQLVKGIGGSRIAAPPVGATGPMELDLIAERYRALLEVGERAGVAPQLELWGHSPAIHNLSQLAYIAIAAGKPKTYVLPDVYHMYKGGSDFDGLRMIAGPRIAVFHMNDYPAVPPRDTISDQHRIYPGDGVAPLGQIIRDLHETGFRGAFSLELFNPIYWKQDPLQVAQTGLQKMRTAVEAALAS